In Hymenobacter aquaticus, a single window of DNA contains:
- a CDS encoding DUF4270 family protein, whose product MNWLISSACRIASVTFCSSALLLAATGCEDANDLGVEVPGTSPISTEYRDYSVQASTILQDSVETLNAERALAGRVTDNVLGTTTAKALFNLRVGATADLPSTFTDAKLDSVVLVMSFDQVYGSTAKPISFDLYNLASSLDEKKTYNAGVSVPLGSPIASNLVSSLNRTKTEQRKNGLKKIITDPITKRKVPTAEDSTTSITVPDQTIRLVLQKTNVRNSDFANQLFAALKDASFSQDKLNTLWKGLALVPSDNYSGAVVGMNRVFENRLYFYFTGVKSPATVVTSQAYGIRLANSYGVNDPNAPRYYTQISTDFKAPFDQLNDPTKSVTTPEGLAYMQEGVGLATKLVVPDIDALKGQTALAINRAELLIPVKSSGSLLFPSPVQAFVYELNAKNRVLLRTVNTTPVERIIQANLGNPLGQGNEAIVSLYTVSPTNKYYSVVITTYLQAYLANQLGEQPAAFMLSPVLRRAFSLSLNRSVLDAQNIKLRVYSSKLR is encoded by the coding sequence ATGAATTGGCTAATTAGTAGCGCCTGCCGAATAGCCTCGGTTACTTTTTGCTCCTCTGCCCTGCTCTTGGCCGCCACCGGCTGCGAAGATGCCAACGACCTGGGAGTCGAGGTACCCGGTACCTCCCCTATCAGCACGGAATACCGCGACTACAGCGTTCAGGCTTCTACCATCCTGCAGGACTCGGTGGAAACCCTGAACGCCGAGCGGGCCCTGGCCGGCCGCGTTACCGACAACGTGCTGGGCACCACCACGGCCAAGGCGCTGTTCAACCTGCGCGTTGGCGCTACGGCCGATTTGCCCAGTACGTTCACCGATGCCAAGCTGGACTCGGTGGTGCTGGTCATGAGCTTCGACCAAGTGTACGGCAGCACTGCCAAGCCCATCAGCTTCGACCTCTACAATCTGGCGTCCAGCCTGGATGAGAAGAAAACCTATAATGCCGGGGTCAGTGTGCCGTTGGGCAGTCCGATAGCCAGCAACCTGGTCAGCTCGCTGAACCGGACCAAAACGGAGCAGCGGAAGAACGGGCTGAAGAAAATCATCACCGACCCCATTACCAAGCGCAAGGTTCCGACTGCGGAGGACAGCACGACCAGCATCACGGTGCCCGATCAGACCATTCGGCTGGTGCTGCAGAAAACCAACGTGCGGAACTCGGATTTTGCCAACCAGCTGTTTGCGGCTCTAAAGGATGCTTCCTTTTCGCAGGACAAGCTGAACACCCTCTGGAAGGGTTTGGCATTGGTACCTTCCGACAACTATTCGGGAGCCGTGGTAGGGATGAACCGAGTATTTGAGAACCGGTTGTATTTCTATTTCACCGGGGTCAAAAGTCCCGCCACCGTGGTCACCTCCCAGGCGTACGGCATTCGGCTGGCCAACTCCTACGGGGTAAACGACCCCAACGCGCCCCGCTACTACACCCAGATTTCCACCGACTTCAAAGCACCCTTCGACCAGCTGAATGACCCAACCAAGTCGGTAACGACGCCGGAAGGGCTGGCCTACATGCAGGAAGGCGTCGGGCTGGCTACCAAATTGGTGGTTCCCGACATTGATGCTCTGAAAGGGCAGACGGCCCTGGCCATCAACCGCGCCGAGCTGCTGATTCCGGTTAAGTCGTCGGGCTCGTTGCTGTTTCCCAGTCCGGTGCAGGCCTTCGTCTACGAGCTGAACGCCAAAAACCGGGTGCTGCTGCGCACGGTGAACACCACCCCCGTGGAGCGCATTATTCAGGCTAACCTGGGCAACCCCCTGGGGCAGGGCAATGAGGCCATTGTCAGCCTCTATACAGTGAGTCCGACCAACAAATATTACAGCGTCGTTATTACCACGTACCTGCAGGCTTACCTGGCCAACCAGCTGGGCGAGCAGCCGGCGGCCTTTATGCTCAGCCCGGTATTGCGGCGGGCCTTCAGCCTGTCGTTAAATCGGAGCGTACTCGACGCCCAGAACATCAAGCTACGCGTATACTCTTCTAAGTTGCGCTAG
- the glmS gene encoding glutamine--fructose-6-phosphate transaminase (isomerizing) — translation MCGIVAYIGYREACPIIIKGLRRLEYRGYDSAGVALLNGTLNVYKKKGKVQELENFIAEKDTHAHIGMGHTRWATHGEPNDSNAHPHYSTSERIAIIHNGIIENYAALKTHLQKQGHVFHSDTDTEVFVNLIEEIQKQNSCSLEEAVRLALHEVVGAYAIVVLSKDDPGQLIAARKGSPLVIGIGKDEFFLASDATPIIEYTNEVVYVNDYEIAVIRDGKLDIRTKEDVQQTPYIQKLELELDSIEKGGYEHFMLKEIFEQPRSILDSMRGRLELEAGHLNMGGIRAYERKFVNADRIIIVACGTSWHAGLVAEYLIEDLARIPVEVEYASEFRYRNPIITERDIVLAISQSGETADTLAAIELAKSKGATIFGICNVVGSSIARATDAGAYTHAGPEIGVASTKAFTAQVTVLTLLAMIVGHKRGTLTDSKLRELMVELSNIPSKVEKALLLNTEIEAIAEIFKDSTNFLYLGRGYNFPVALEGALKLKEISYIHAEGYPAAEMKHGPIALIDENMPVVVIATKDSSYEKVVSNIQEVKARKGRIIAVVTEGDTVIPSMAEFVIEVPATSEVLMPLVSVIPLQLLSYHIAVLRGCNVDQPRNLAKSVTVE, via the coding sequence ATGTGCGGAATTGTCGCTTACATCGGGTACCGTGAGGCTTGCCCAATCATCATAAAGGGACTGCGGCGGTTGGAGTACCGCGGCTACGACTCGGCTGGCGTGGCGCTGCTGAATGGCACGCTCAACGTTTATAAAAAGAAGGGCAAAGTTCAGGAGCTCGAAAACTTCATTGCCGAAAAGGACACCCACGCCCACATCGGCATGGGCCATACCCGCTGGGCTACCCACGGCGAGCCAAACGACTCGAATGCGCACCCGCACTACTCTACCTCCGAGCGGATTGCCATTATTCACAACGGCATCATCGAGAACTACGCGGCCCTGAAAACGCACTTGCAGAAGCAAGGCCACGTATTCCATTCCGATACGGACACGGAAGTATTCGTGAACCTGATTGAGGAAATTCAGAAGCAGAACAGCTGCTCGCTGGAAGAAGCCGTGCGCCTGGCCCTGCACGAAGTGGTAGGCGCCTACGCCATTGTGGTGCTGAGCAAGGACGACCCGGGCCAGCTGATTGCGGCCCGCAAAGGCTCCCCGCTGGTAATCGGCATTGGTAAGGACGAGTTCTTCCTGGCCTCCGACGCGACGCCCATCATCGAGTACACCAACGAGGTTGTGTACGTCAACGACTACGAAATTGCGGTTATCCGTGATGGAAAGCTCGACATCCGCACCAAGGAAGACGTGCAGCAGACGCCCTACATCCAGAAGCTGGAGCTCGAGCTGGACAGCATCGAAAAAGGTGGCTACGAGCACTTCATGCTCAAGGAAATCTTCGAGCAGCCCCGTTCTATCCTCGACTCCATGCGGGGTCGTCTGGAGCTGGAAGCCGGCCACCTGAACATGGGCGGCATCCGGGCCTACGAGCGGAAGTTTGTGAATGCCGACCGGATCATCATCGTGGCCTGCGGCACCTCGTGGCACGCCGGCCTGGTAGCCGAATACCTCATTGAGGACCTGGCCCGCATTCCGGTGGAAGTGGAGTACGCGTCGGAGTTCCGCTACCGCAACCCCATTATCACCGAGCGCGACATCGTGCTGGCTATTTCGCAGTCGGGTGAAACGGCTGACACGCTGGCGGCCATTGAGCTGGCCAAGAGCAAGGGCGCTACCATCTTCGGTATCTGCAACGTGGTAGGCTCGAGCATTGCCCGCGCTACCGACGCGGGTGCCTACACCCACGCCGGCCCCGAAATCGGGGTGGCTTCGACCAAGGCCTTCACGGCCCAGGTAACGGTCCTGACGCTGCTGGCCATGATTGTGGGCCACAAGCGCGGCACCCTCACCGACTCGAAGCTGCGCGAGCTGATGGTGGAGCTGAGCAACATTCCGTCGAAAGTAGAGAAGGCGCTGCTGCTGAACACCGAGATTGAGGCCATTGCCGAAATCTTCAAGGATTCGACCAACTTCCTCTACCTGGGCCGGGGCTACAACTTCCCCGTGGCGCTGGAAGGCGCGCTGAAGCTGAAAGAAATCAGCTACATCCACGCCGAAGGCTACCCCGCTGCCGAAATGAAGCACGGCCCCATTGCCCTGATCGACGAGAACATGCCGGTGGTGGTAATTGCTACCAAAGACAGCTCGTACGAGAAAGTGGTGTCGAACATTCAGGAGGTGAAGGCCCGCAAAGGCCGCATCATTGCCGTTGTAACCGAAGGCGACACGGTCATTCCGTCGATGGCCGAGTTTGTGATTGAGGTGCCCGCGACGAGCGAAGTGCTGATGCCGCTGGTATCGGTGATTCCATTGCAGCTGCTCTCCTACCACATTGCCGTACTGCGCGGCTGCAACGTCGACCAGCCCCGTAACCTGGCCAAGTCGGTAACGGTGGAATAA
- a CDS encoding 3-hydroxyacyl-CoA dehydrogenase family protein, which yields MHLFIVDGDYLAAEFRRKFGPAHTYDFCPAAAPDLLTRLGAADAAFDLRAWPELHYEQPRQPLFYHTSCRTLAEIFRGEAPPFGPVFGFCALPTLLDKPVLEVSLYRPEDAPELAPLTAALGTRHCLVQDRVGLLTPRVVCMAINEACHALQESAADLPDIEQAIKSAHGFETGPFAWANAIGAGRVYEVLEALYQDTHEARYKVAPLLKSLALRNQSFPL from the coding sequence ATGCACCTGTTTATCGTCGACGGCGACTACCTGGCAGCGGAGTTTCGGCGCAAGTTCGGCCCGGCCCACACCTACGATTTCTGCCCCGCTGCGGCCCCCGACCTGCTCACCCGCCTCGGCGCGGCCGATGCGGCCTTCGATCTGCGCGCCTGGCCCGAGCTGCATTACGAGCAGCCCCGGCAGCCGCTGTTTTACCACACTAGCTGCCGCACCCTGGCCGAGATTTTTCGGGGCGAAGCGCCGCCGTTTGGGCCGGTATTCGGGTTTTGCGCGCTGCCTACCCTGCTCGATAAGCCGGTGCTGGAAGTAAGCCTGTACCGGCCCGAAGACGCCCCGGAGCTGGCCCCGCTGACGGCGGCGCTGGGCACCAGGCACTGCTTGGTGCAGGACCGCGTAGGGCTGCTCACGCCGCGAGTTGTCTGCATGGCTATCAACGAGGCCTGCCACGCCCTGCAGGAAAGCGCCGCCGACCTGCCGGATATTGAGCAGGCCATAAAGTCAGCGCACGGCTTTGAAACTGGCCCGTTTGCGTGGGCTAATGCCATTGGCGCCGGGCGGGTGTACGAGGTGCTGGAGGCGCTGTACCAGGATACCCACGAGGCCCGCTACAAAGTAGCGCCGCTGCTCAAAAGCCTGGCGCTCCGCAACCAGTCGTTTCCCCTGTAG
- a CDS encoding RidA family protein, with the protein MANTIIYSPDAPAPIGPYSQAIQAGNTVYVSGQIALDATSGQLVGNGDVAAETHQVMRNMQAVLAAAGCTLRDVVKCSIFVKDLGNFGLINEIYGSYFEADYAPARETVEVSRLPKDVQVEISCVAVK; encoded by the coding sequence ATGGCCAACACCATCATTTACTCGCCCGACGCCCCCGCTCCCATCGGCCCTTACAGCCAGGCTATTCAGGCCGGCAACACCGTCTACGTGTCGGGCCAGATTGCCCTCGACGCCACCTCGGGCCAGCTAGTCGGCAACGGCGACGTGGCCGCCGAAACCCACCAGGTGATGCGCAACATGCAAGCCGTGCTGGCCGCCGCCGGCTGCACCCTGCGCGACGTGGTGAAGTGCAGCATCTTCGTCAAAGACCTCGGCAACTTCGGCCTGATCAACGAAATCTACGGCAGCTACTTCGAGGCCGACTACGCCCCGGCCCGCGAAACAGTGGAAGTAAGCCGCCTGCCCAAAGACGTGCAGGTAGAAATTTCGTGCGTGGCCGTGAAATAG
- the gltX gene encoding glutamate--tRNA ligase produces the protein MEREVRVRFAPSPTGPLHIGGVRTALYNYLFARKMGGKMLLRIEDTDQNRFVPGAEQYIAESLKWCGIELDESPWSETPGPHAPYRQSERKPMYMEYAMQLINSGHAYYAFDTPEELDAMRARLTAAKVPNPQYNSITRTQMRNSLTLPEDEVKQLLDSGAPYVIRLKVPRKEEVRFNDMIRGWVVVHSSSIDDKVLMKSDGMPTYHLANIVDDHLMEITHVIRGEEWLPSAPLHVLLYRYFGWESTMPQFAHLPLLLKPDGTGKLSKRDGDRLGFPVFPLEWHGTDAETGQPTVSSGYRESGYLPDAFINFLAFLGWNPGTQQEIFSMPELIEAFSIERVSKSPARFDQNKVRWYNEHYLRAKPDAELAQFLLTALKEHDIECSEEKAVQIVGAMKERVTFPQDFWREAQYFFIAPETYDEQVISKKWNAATAAALLAFAQELPAHGDTTPEGIKTLLTMVLERQGVKIGQVLQALRTVVTGVAAGPDLMAIMSIIGAQETAQRITVAVERLAANTNA, from the coding sequence ATGGAGAGAGAAGTCCGGGTGCGTTTTGCACCCAGCCCTACGGGACCGTTACACATTGGCGGCGTGCGCACGGCGCTGTATAACTATTTGTTTGCGCGCAAGATGGGCGGCAAAATGCTGCTGCGCATCGAAGACACCGACCAGAACCGCTTCGTGCCCGGCGCCGAGCAGTACATTGCCGAGTCGTTGAAGTGGTGCGGTATCGAGCTCGACGAAAGCCCCTGGAGCGAAACGCCCGGCCCGCACGCGCCCTACCGGCAGAGCGAGCGAAAGCCCATGTACATGGAGTATGCCATGCAGCTCATCAACAGCGGCCACGCCTACTACGCTTTCGATACGCCCGAGGAGCTGGACGCCATGCGCGCCCGCCTGACGGCCGCCAAGGTGCCCAACCCGCAGTACAACAGCATCACGCGCACCCAGATGCGCAACTCCCTGACCCTGCCCGAAGACGAGGTGAAGCAGCTGCTCGACAGCGGCGCGCCCTACGTGATTCGCCTCAAGGTGCCGCGCAAGGAGGAAGTCCGCTTCAACGACATGATCCGGGGCTGGGTAGTAGTGCACTCCAGCAGCATCGACGACAAGGTGCTGATGAAGTCGGACGGCATGCCGACCTACCACCTGGCCAACATCGTGGATGACCATCTGATGGAAATCACCCACGTTATCCGGGGCGAAGAGTGGCTGCCCTCGGCGCCGCTGCACGTGCTGCTCTACCGCTACTTTGGCTGGGAAAGCACCATGCCCCAGTTTGCCCACCTGCCCCTGCTGCTCAAGCCCGACGGCACCGGCAAGCTCAGCAAGCGCGACGGCGACCGGCTCGGCTTCCCGGTATTCCCGCTGGAATGGCACGGCACCGACGCCGAAACCGGCCAGCCCACCGTCAGCAGCGGCTACCGCGAAAGTGGCTACCTGCCCGACGCATTCATCAACTTCCTGGCCTTCCTGGGCTGGAACCCCGGCACCCAGCAGGAGATTTTCTCCATGCCCGAGCTGATTGAGGCCTTCAGCATTGAGCGCGTGAGCAAGTCGCCGGCCCGCTTCGACCAGAACAAGGTGCGCTGGTACAACGAGCACTACCTGCGCGCCAAGCCCGACGCCGAGCTAGCCCAGTTCCTGCTCACGGCTCTCAAAGAGCACGACATCGAGTGCTCGGAGGAAAAGGCCGTGCAGATCGTCGGCGCTATGAAGGAGCGCGTCACGTTCCCGCAGGACTTCTGGCGCGAGGCGCAATACTTCTTTATTGCTCCCGAAACGTACGACGAGCAGGTAATCAGCAAGAAGTGGAACGCGGCTACGGCCGCCGCCCTGCTGGCGTTTGCCCAAGAGCTGCCCGCCCACGGCGACACCACGCCCGAAGGCATCAAGACCCTGCTGACGATGGTGCTGGAGCGCCAGGGCGTCAAAATCGGGCAGGTACTGCAGGCCCTGCGCACGGTAGTCACCGGCGTAGCCGCCGGCCCCGACCTGATGGCCATTATGAGCATCATCGGAGCCCAGGAAACGGCGCAGCGCATCACGGTGGCCGTAGAGCGCCTGGCGGCTAATACCAACGCGTAG
- a CDS encoding TIGR00266 family protein, which produces MQSHDVDYRILGSDIQVLEIELDPNETVIAEAGAMVYMEEAIAFETKMGDGSEPDQGILGKLFSAGTRLITGESLFMTHFTHRGAYGKSRVAFSAPYPGTIIPVDLRTMPQGLIVQKDGFLAAARGTKIGIHFNQKLGAGFFGGEGFILEKLTGDGKAFIHAGGTIIEKQLNNELLRVDTGCVVAFEPSINFSIARAGGLKSMIFGGEGLLLATLQGTGRVWLQSMPVKKLIQALAPTGGNASKESGSVLGRLVGGVLDE; this is translated from the coding sequence ATGCAGTCCCACGACGTAGACTACCGCATCCTCGGTTCCGACATACAGGTTCTGGAAATCGAGCTGGACCCCAACGAAACCGTCATTGCCGAAGCCGGCGCCATGGTGTACATGGAAGAAGCCATAGCCTTCGAAACCAAGATGGGCGACGGCTCGGAGCCCGACCAGGGCATTCTGGGCAAGCTGTTCTCGGCCGGCACCCGCCTGATTACCGGCGAGTCGCTGTTTATGACCCACTTTACCCACCGCGGGGCCTACGGCAAAAGCCGCGTAGCCTTTTCCGCCCCCTATCCCGGCACCATCATTCCCGTCGACCTGCGCACTATGCCCCAGGGCCTGATCGTGCAGAAAGACGGCTTTTTGGCGGCGGCCCGGGGCACCAAAATCGGGATTCACTTTAACCAGAAGCTCGGCGCGGGCTTTTTCGGCGGGGAAGGCTTCATCCTGGAAAAGCTCACCGGCGACGGCAAGGCCTTCATTCACGCCGGCGGCACCATCATCGAGAAGCAGCTCAACAACGAGCTGCTGCGCGTGGACACGGGCTGCGTGGTAGCCTTTGAGCCCAGCATCAATTTCAGCATTGCCCGCGCCGGCGGCCTAAAATCAATGATTTTTGGCGGCGAGGGGCTGTTGCTGGCGACGCTGCAAGGCACCGGGCGGGTGTGGCTGCAGTCGATGCCGGTGAAGAAGCTGATTCAGGCGCTGGCGCCCACGGGCGGCAATGCGTCGAAGGAAAGTGGTAGCGTTTTAGGTCGATTGGTTGGGGGCGTGTTGGACGAGTAA
- a CDS encoding GH3 auxin-responsive promoter family protein, translating into MIDSILTWTVQRRLASIDHFRQNPHEVQGRVLRQLLLRARATEWGRRYGFAEAPSAAEFAQRVPVSSYEDLYPHLERVLRGEPDVLWPGPVQWFAKSSGTTNARSKYIPVTRESLQECHYRAGRDMTALATVLYPENRVLAGKTLSLGGTHAPNPFRPAEEDSRVGDVSAVIMQNLPSWAEFLRTPPLELALLDEWEEKIERIARHVLSVNVSVLAGVPTWMIMLLRRVTELAGADNITEVWPNLGLFLHGAVAFGPYREVFRQLIPGGQMRYLEIYNASEGYIALQDEPDSEDLLLLLDHGIYYEFIPLEQLDDDNPPTLTLDQVTLGQTYALVLSTNAGLWRYKIGDTVRFTSLAPYRIRITGRTKHFLNAFGEEVVIENADAAIAAACQATGATVRDYTAAPIYFDASDTSRGGHQWLIEFSGPPRQPTEFTAILDQTLRQLNSDYDAKRHRDLALQPPLLTVASPGTFTRWLASKGKMGGQHKVPRLSNSRELLEEILRQL; encoded by the coding sequence ATGATTGACTCTATTCTGACGTGGACCGTGCAGCGGCGGCTGGCCAGTATCGACCATTTTCGGCAGAACCCGCATGAGGTTCAGGGTCGGGTGCTGCGGCAGCTGCTGCTGCGGGCCCGGGCCACGGAATGGGGGCGGCGCTACGGCTTTGCCGAGGCGCCGAGTGCCGCGGAGTTTGCCCAGCGGGTGCCCGTGAGCAGCTACGAAGACCTGTATCCGCACCTCGAGCGGGTGCTGCGCGGCGAGCCGGACGTGCTTTGGCCGGGCCCGGTGCAGTGGTTTGCCAAGTCGAGCGGCACGACTAACGCCCGCAGCAAGTACATTCCCGTCACCCGCGAGTCGCTGCAGGAGTGCCACTACCGCGCCGGCCGCGACATGACGGCCCTGGCCACCGTGCTCTACCCCGAAAACCGCGTGCTGGCCGGCAAAACCCTGTCGTTGGGGGGCACGCACGCACCCAACCCGTTCCGGCCCGCCGAGGAAGATTCCCGGGTCGGCGACGTGTCGGCGGTTATCATGCAGAACCTGCCTTCCTGGGCCGAGTTTCTGCGTACGCCGCCCCTGGAGCTGGCCCTGCTCGACGAGTGGGAGGAAAAGATTGAGCGCATTGCCCGCCACGTGCTCAGCGTCAACGTGTCGGTGCTGGCCGGCGTGCCCACCTGGATGATTATGCTGCTGCGCCGCGTGACGGAGCTGGCCGGGGCCGACAATATCACCGAAGTCTGGCCCAACCTGGGGCTGTTTCTGCACGGGGCCGTGGCCTTCGGGCCCTACCGGGAGGTGTTTCGCCAGCTGATTCCCGGCGGGCAGATGCGCTACCTGGAAATCTACAACGCCTCCGAAGGCTACATTGCCTTGCAGGACGAGCCCGACTCGGAAGACCTGCTGCTGCTGCTCGACCACGGCATTTACTACGAGTTCATCCCCCTGGAGCAGCTCGACGACGACAACCCACCCACCCTCACCCTGGACCAAGTAACGCTGGGCCAGACCTACGCGCTGGTCCTCAGCACCAATGCCGGCCTGTGGCGCTACAAGATTGGGGATACGGTGCGCTTTACCAGCCTGGCGCCCTACCGCATCCGCATTACGGGCCGCACCAAGCACTTTCTGAATGCTTTCGGCGAAGAAGTCGTCATCGAAAACGCCGATGCCGCCATTGCCGCCGCCTGCCAGGCCACCGGCGCCACCGTGCGCGACTACACGGCCGCCCCCATCTACTTCGACGCCTCCGACACCTCCCGGGGCGGCCACCAGTGGCTGATTGAGTTCAGTGGCCCGCCCCGGCAGCCCACGGAGTTCACCGCCATCCTCGACCAAACCCTGCGCCAGCTCAACTCCGACTACGATGCCAAGCGCCACCGCGACCTGGCCTTGCAGCCCCCGCTGCTTACGGTGGCCAGCCCGGGCACCTTCACGCGCTGGCTCGCCAGCAAGGGCAAGATGGGTGGTCAGCACAAAGTACCACGCCTGAGCAATTCCCGCGAGCTGCTGGAGGAAATCCTGCGGCAGCTGTAG
- the lptB gene encoding LPS export ABC transporter ATP-binding protein produces MILRAEHLVKTYKSRTVVNDMSLSVEQGEIVGLLGPNGAGKTTCFYMTVGMVKPNSGRIFLDDEEITKLPIYQRARRGVGYLAQEASVFRDLSVEENILSVLEMTDMPKQAQRDKVEELLDEFSLNHVRKNLGRVLSGGERRRTEIARALAVSPKFVLLDEPFAGVDPIATEEIQGIVAKLKNKNIGILITDHDVNSTLSIVDRAYLLFEGKLLKAGTAEELAADETVRRVYLGKNFELKRNV; encoded by the coding sequence ATGATTCTGCGCGCTGAACACCTCGTCAAAACCTATAAGTCCCGGACCGTTGTCAACGACATGTCGCTGTCGGTGGAGCAGGGGGAAATCGTGGGCCTGCTGGGGCCGAATGGAGCCGGCAAAACCACCTGCTTCTACATGACGGTGGGCATGGTGAAGCCCAACAGCGGCCGGATTTTCCTCGACGACGAGGAAATCACCAAGCTGCCTATCTACCAGCGGGCCCGGCGCGGCGTGGGGTATCTGGCCCAGGAAGCTTCCGTGTTCCGCGACCTGTCGGTGGAGGAAAACATCCTCTCGGTGCTGGAAATGACGGACATGCCTAAGCAGGCCCAGCGCGACAAGGTAGAGGAGCTGCTCGACGAGTTCAGTTTGAACCACGTGCGCAAAAACCTGGGCCGGGTGCTCAGCGGCGGCGAGCGGCGGCGCACCGAAATTGCCCGGGCCCTGGCCGTGAGCCCCAAATTCGTGCTGCTCGACGAGCCCTTCGCCGGCGTCGACCCCATTGCCACCGAAGAAATTCAGGGCATCGTGGCCAAGCTCAAAAACAAGAACATCGGCATCCTCATCACCGACCACGACGTCAACTCCACGCTGAGCATCGTTGATAGGGCCTACCTGCTCTTCGAGGGCAAGCTGCTGAAAGCCGGCACCGCCGAGGAGCTGGCCGCCGACGAAACCGTGCGCCGTGTGTACCTGGGCAAGAACTTCGAGCTGAAGCGCAACGTGTAG